CCTCCCGCAGGTCGTCCACGTAGGTGCCGCCCGCGGTGATCAGATTTTGATCCTCTTGGCGGACCACCCTGGTCCCGACAATGCTCATCTGTTCTCCTGCTCGCCGATACCCCGCCGATCATGCCCTTTTTTCAGGAGAACGCCAGCACCGCCGCGAGGCCCAGGCCGGCGATCCCGATCCCGATCCGCAACGGCGTCGCGGGCAGGTGGCGGACCAGGGTCGAACCGAGCCACGCGCCGCCGAGGGAGCCGAGGCACACGGCGAGCGCTGCCGTCCAGACGACCTTGCCGGTGACGGCGAAGACGATCGCGGCGAGCAGGTTCGCCGAGCCCGTGACGAGGTTCTTCGCCGCGTTCGTCCGGGCGAGCGGCTGGCTCCACACGGACACGAGCAGGGCCAGCATGAGCACGCCCGCGGCAGCGCCGAAGTAGCCGCCGTAGATGCCGATGCAGAAGGCCGCGATGCCGGTGGCCGGACTGAGCCCGTGACGCTCGGCGCCTTCGGCCAGCCGGCGCAGCCGCGGTCCGGCCATCAGGACGATCGAGGCGCCGCCGATCAGCCACGGCACGATCGCGGTGAAGGCGTCGGACGGGGTCAGGAGGAGGACGAGCCCGCCGCAGGCGCCGCCGATGGTGGTGATGACGCAGAGCGGGACGAGCTTCTGCCGCTGGCCGGCGAGTTCGGGCCGCGCGCCGGCGGCGCCCCCGGCGGTGGTGCCGAGCATGGCGACGGTGTTCGTGACGTTGGCGGTCACGGG
This genomic window from Amycolatopsis mongoliensis contains:
- a CDS encoding sulfite exporter TauE/SafE family protein — encoded protein: MITDSGTFLLLVLAGVGAGLTGAIAGLASLVSYPALLAAGLPPVTANVTNTVAMLGTTAGGAAGARPELAGQRQKLVPLCVITTIGGACGGLVLLLTPSDAFTAIVPWLIGGASIVLMAGPRLRRLAEGAERHGLSPATGIAAFCIGIYGGYFGAAAGVLMLALLVSVWSQPLARTNAAKNLVTGSANLLAAIVFAVTGKVVWTAALAVCLGSLGGAWLGSTLVRHLPATPLRIGIGIAGLGLAAVLAFS